Proteins from a genomic interval of Hornefia porci:
- a CDS encoding putative polysaccharide biosynthesis protein yields the protein MSDSNEKKFLKGAAILAGAGVMIKLLGAVFRIPLTNWIGDGMTYYSVAYAIYGTLVVIGTAGVPVAISRLVSESIVQKRYRNAHKIFHVATLLLLGVGTVCFIICFFGADIIARAVGSPKSALAVRAMAPALFFVPLFSSFRGFFNGRQNMNPTAISEITEQLVRCGVGLSLAYVFAFHSGDMVKAAAGASFGASAGAIAGLAVIALIFLLNHKVFRQKIECGDPMVEDGKYLAKKITMIAVPIIIGCEIMPIMTLIDTSIVMNVLQQTGWSRAATEHMYSLYGGYCNPIIAFPQIFTQAVAVSLVPAISRNFAVNNATEVNETIKLGYRTTMIMGFPCAFGLFFLAEPILKLLYFEQPESCREAAPIMMLLAIGVIFLAHMQTSTSVLQAIGKQMIPVRNLAIGCVFKVFVTYFTVGVHVINVKGAAIGTLVAYFVAMTLNDLSVHKYTGVRHNISLTYVRPLIAALLMAAWALGVYKGMMILLAGHSGNMANALSAAVAILTAMVIYVILIFAVRAITPEELERMPGGGRFARLANKFIRR from the coding sequence ATGTCAGATTCAAATGAAAAGAAATTCCTGAAGGGCGCGGCGATTCTGGCGGGGGCCGGCGTCATGATCAAGCTCCTCGGGGCGGTGTTCCGGATTCCGCTGACCAACTGGATCGGCGACGGGATGACGTATTACAGTGTCGCTTATGCGATTTACGGCACGCTGGTGGTCATCGGCACCGCCGGCGTTCCGGTGGCGATTTCACGGCTTGTCTCGGAGAGCATCGTGCAGAAACGCTACCGCAACGCGCACAAAATCTTTCACGTGGCGACGCTGCTGCTGCTGGGCGTCGGAACGGTCTGCTTCATTATCTGCTTTTTCGGAGCGGATATTATCGCCCGGGCGGTGGGAAGCCCCAAATCCGCGCTGGCGGTGCGGGCCATGGCGCCGGCGCTGTTCTTTGTGCCTCTGTTTTCCTCATTCCGGGGATTTTTCAACGGCCGGCAGAACATGAACCCCACGGCGATTTCTGAAATCACGGAGCAGCTGGTGCGCTGCGGCGTCGGGCTCTCGCTGGCGTATGTGTTCGCCTTCCACTCCGGGGACATGGTGAAGGCGGCGGCAGGCGCATCCTTCGGCGCTTCGGCGGGCGCGATCGCCGGTCTGGCGGTCATCGCTCTGATCTTCCTGCTGAACCACAAAGTATTCCGGCAGAAAATCGAATGCGGAGATCCGATGGTGGAGGACGGAAAATATCTGGCGAAGAAAATCACGATGATTGCCGTTCCCATCATCATCGGATGTGAGATTATGCCGATTATGACCCTTATCGACACGTCAATCGTGATGAACGTGCTGCAGCAGACCGGATGGAGCCGGGCGGCCACAGAGCATATGTACAGCCTCTACGGCGGTTACTGCAACCCGATTATCGCGTTCCCGCAGATCTTTACACAGGCGGTGGCGGTCAGTCTGGTTCCGGCGATTTCCAGAAATTTCGCAGTGAATAATGCGACGGAGGTCAATGAGACGATCAAGCTGGGCTATCGGACGACGATGATCATGGGCTTTCCGTGCGCCTTCGGGCTCTTCTTCCTGGCGGAGCCGATTCTGAAGCTGCTGTATTTCGAGCAGCCGGAGTCCTGCCGGGAGGCGGCGCCCATCATGATGCTTCTCGCCATCGGCGTGATCTTTCTGGCGCATATGCAGACCTCGACCAGCGTCTTGCAGGCGATCGGAAAGCAGATGATTCCGGTGCGGAACCTGGCGATCGGATGCGTGTTCAAGGTGTTCGTGACCTACTTCACCGTCGGCGTTCACGTGATTAACGTGAAGGGCGCCGCCATCGGCACCCTGGTGGCATATTTTGTCGCGATGACGCTGAACGATCTGTCCGTGCACAAGTATACCGGCGTCCGGCACAACATCAGTCTGACGTATGTCCGACCGCTGATCGCGGCGCTGCTGATGGCCGCCTGGGCTCTCGGGGTGTACAAAGGAATGATGATTCTTCTCGCCGGCCACAGCGGGAATATGGCGAATGCGCTGTCTGCCGCGGTGGCGATTCTGACAGCGATGGTCATTTACGTCATCCTGATTTTCGCGGTCAGGGCAATTACGCCGGAGGAGCTGGAGCGCATGCCGGGAGGCGGCCGTTTCGCGCGTCTGGCGAATAAATTCATCCGCCGTTAA
- a CDS encoding amidohydrolase family protein, protein MLFKNITILDEDFNVRENMYVGTFGSRIRLISDKEPEYAEKYGEVYDGRDRLLMPGFYNAHGHSPMALMRGYGENLMLQDWLETRIFPFEARLDSNAVYWGTLLCMMESLRFGIVSTQDMYYFTSDMVRAVADSGAKNNISRSLTNFDGTPFEQMESVREMKDAVRNYHGAEEGRILIDASLHAEYTSDEQTARGLAAYAKEEGIRMHVHVSETKREHEECKGRRGGRTPVRYLADCGIFDVPATAAHCVWIEGEDYDILKEKGVTVATNPVSNLKLASGICDSAALLRAGIGLAVGTDSVASNNSLNFLEEIKTLALTGKIKAGDPTVITPRQALYAATRGGALAQGRTDCGLLAEGQKADLIVLDTSQPNMHPVHDMVNNIVYSAAGSDVVLTMADGKVLYKDGEYATIDKEKTVFETERAAKGILAQL, encoded by the coding sequence ATGCTGTTTAAAAATATTACGATTCTGGACGAAGATTTCAACGTGCGGGAGAATATGTACGTCGGCACCTTCGGGAGCCGGATCCGCCTGATCTCGGACAAAGAACCGGAATATGCGGAAAAATACGGAGAAGTCTATGACGGAAGGGACCGGCTGCTGATGCCCGGCTTTTATAACGCTCACGGACACAGCCCGATGGCGCTGATGCGGGGGTACGGCGAGAATCTGATGCTTCAGGACTGGCTGGAGACAAGGATTTTTCCCTTCGAGGCCAGACTGGATTCTAATGCGGTTTACTGGGGAACGCTCCTCTGTATGATGGAATCTCTGCGTTTCGGTATTGTATCCACTCAGGATATGTACTATTTCACCTCCGATATGGTAAGGGCGGTCGCGGACAGCGGCGCGAAGAACAACATCAGCCGTTCGCTGACGAATTTCGACGGCACGCCCTTCGAACAGATGGAGTCGGTCCGGGAGATGAAGGACGCCGTCCGGAATTACCACGGTGCAGAGGAGGGCAGAATCCTGATTGACGCCAGCCTTCACGCGGAATATACATCTGACGAGCAGACGGCCAGGGGGCTTGCGGCGTATGCGAAAGAAGAGGGAATACGCATGCATGTGCACGTTTCGGAAACAAAACGTGAGCATGAGGAATGCAAGGGCCGACGCGGGGGACGCACGCCGGTTCGGTATCTGGCGGACTGCGGCATCTTCGATGTGCCGGCGACGGCGGCGCACTGTGTGTGGATTGAGGGAGAAGATTATGACATCCTGAAGGAAAAGGGCGTAACGGTCGCCACGAACCCGGTCAGCAATCTGAAGCTCGCCAGCGGGATCTGCGACAGTGCGGCGCTGCTGCGGGCGGGAATCGGCCTGGCTGTCGGTACGGACAGCGTGGCCTCCAACAATTCGCTGAATTTCCTGGAGGAGATTAAAACACTTGCCCTGACGGGAAAAATCAAGGCCGGAGATCCCACTGTAATCACGCCGCGTCAGGCTTTGTACGCTGCGACAAGAGGCGGAGCTCTGGCGCAGGGCCGGACGGACTGCGGCCTCCTGGCTGAGGGACAGAAGGCGGATCTGATCGTGCTGGACACTTCTCAGCCGAATATGCATCCTGTTCACGATATGGTCAACAATATCGTCTATTCCGCCGCGGGCAGCGATGTGGTCCTGACGATGGCGGACGGAAAAGTGCTTTACAAAGACGGAGAATATGCTACAATCGATAAAGAAAAAACTGTCTTTGAAACGGAGAGGGCTGCAAAGGGGATTTTAGCGCAGCTTTAG
- the mazG gene encoding nucleoside triphosphate pyrophosphohydrolase, which produces MDTSDLKKKYAPLYEPAEEEGEACRRLFEIVRILRRECPWDSVQTHESLRTCMIEEAYEAVDAVNKNDTANLKEELGDVMLQVALNSVIAEDDGQFSAVDVINGECEKMIRRHPHIFKEDSLKTIDKVLEKWENVKSEEHGDSMLADRLTGVPKALPALLRTSKVQNRIRQLGFDVPSEADLLDQMSCDLGRIRECADRSVSDEAIAEMYGRLLFSIAGAAGSRNIDPEDALNRLTDEFVKRFEAVEKKVSAEGRDVVRMSLAEIEELGDELEG; this is translated from the coding sequence ATGGATACATCAGACCTGAAAAAGAAATACGCGCCGCTCTATGAACCGGCGGAGGAAGAGGGCGAGGCGTGCCGCCGTCTGTTTGAGATCGTCAGGATCCTGCGGCGGGAATGTCCCTGGGACAGTGTTCAGACCCACGAGTCGCTGCGGACCTGTATGATCGAGGAGGCCTATGAGGCGGTGGACGCGGTGAACAAAAATGACACGGCGAATCTGAAGGAGGAGCTGGGCGATGTCATGCTGCAGGTTGCGCTGAATTCTGTCATCGCAGAAGACGACGGGCAGTTTTCCGCCGTGGATGTGATCAACGGGGAATGTGAGAAGATGATCCGCCGGCATCCCCATATTTTCAAAGAAGATAGCCTAAAAACTATTGACAAAGTCCTTGAAAAATGGGAAAATGTGAAGAGTGAAGAGCACGGTGATTCCATGTTGGCAGATCGGCTTACAGGAGTGCCGAAGGCGTTGCCGGCATTGCTTCGGACCAGCAAGGTGCAGAATCGCATCAGGCAGCTTGGTTTCGATGTACCATCGGAGGCAGACCTGCTTGATCAGATGAGCTGTGATCTTGGCAGGATTCGGGAGTGTGCGGATCGGTCTGTGAGCGATGAGGCAATTGCGGAAATGTATGGAAGACTGCTCTTTTCAATTGCGGGTGCGGCAGGGAGCAGAAATATTGACCCCGAGGACGCACTGAATCGCTTGACGGATGAATTTGTCAAAAGGTTTGAAGCTGTCGAGAAAAAGGTCTCCGCGGAAGGCAGAGATGTTGTCAGGATGTCGCTGGCAGAGATCGAAGAGCTTGGGGATGAGCTTGAAGGATAA
- the malQ gene encoding 4-alpha-glucanotransferase, producing the protein MRKSGILLPIFALPSRHGIGGFTAEARTFVDRLAAAGQSCWQILPLGPVGRGNSPYQPVSCFAGETVYIDPETLRGKGLLTAADIAELLPASLNLREGERIDYDVVLPAHKALLRRAFGAFRRRTLTGREKEDYERFCGDSREWLDDFSLYMAIRDAHCGKDWPEWEEPLRNRDEAAMTQMKQALAADLEFWKWTQYEFFCEWEELAEYAHGKGIEIIGDVPIYAAYESADCWVHPELFQLDEERRPVNVSGAPPDAFTPEGQCWGNPLYDWEHHRSTGYRWWLARLRQNFHLFDVIRLDHMRGFESYYSIPAATQNPLDGHWEKGPDMDFFHQVEREFPASGFIAEDLGFLTEDVFRMIRQTGYPGMKILQFAFDSDESNLYLPDRYDTDHSVVYTGTHDNDTTLGWYRSIADYKQRFVTWYLKKTLGTLTGFRGSEVQAEAPACPGSGAPAADGTTEIPLPDVEILEPADALSGMIELALSTRCETCILPMQDWLGLGSEARINLPGTPEGNWGWQMQAGAFDESLAKRIAILTGKYGRKPSPCSGTPSKIPCGERADDEASSPCSERPSADGKGTDLRFRRPGALVLGCLSIDICPRFVTRGAKDFSDVIHPGGITRILGNDICPGGSVANTGIAMKLFGVDPVLCGKIGQDDFGSMLKNMLIRGAGKDSLAGIVEDSAAATAYSLILAPEGLDRAILQNPGANDAYMESELDLERFPDCRLMHFGHPPTMRHFYENAGRGLVSVFRRARRAGLATSLDLCAVDPDSDAGREDWEMILTNVLPLVDFFVPSIDELRYMLRMPAASPEELAGASRGLGARNVLIKCGAEGMYFENCDDMSDICSRLGFADGAMADWESARGMRCAEPVEREVSGLGAGDTSIAAYLAAMLRGFPFRKCVDLAAAEGALCVTKPGATEGLRPFEDL; encoded by the coding sequence ATGCGCAAAAGTGGAATTTTGCTGCCTATATTCGCGCTGCCTTCCCGGCACGGTATCGGAGGATTTACGGCGGAAGCGCGGACGTTTGTGGACCGTCTGGCGGCGGCCGGTCAGAGCTGCTGGCAGATCCTTCCGCTCGGTCCGGTGGGTCGGGGAAATTCGCCCTATCAGCCGGTTTCCTGCTTTGCGGGGGAAACTGTCTATATCGATCCGGAAACTCTTCGCGGCAAAGGACTGCTGACCGCCGCGGACATCGCGGAGCTGCTTCCTGCGTCTTTGAATTTACGCGAGGGCGAACGTATCGATTATGATGTTGTGCTTCCGGCGCACAAAGCCCTTCTCCGGCGCGCCTTCGGCGCCTTCCGGAGGAGAACTCTCACCGGCAGGGAGAAGGAGGATTACGAACGTTTCTGCGGGGACAGCAGAGAGTGGCTCGATGATTTTTCTTTGTATATGGCGATTCGTGATGCGCACTGCGGAAAGGACTGGCCGGAGTGGGAAGAGCCTCTTCGCAATCGGGACGAAGCTGCGATGACGCAGATGAAGCAGGCGCTTGCTGCGGATCTCGAATTCTGGAAGTGGACGCAGTACGAATTTTTCTGTGAATGGGAAGAACTGGCTGAATACGCACATGGCAAGGGAATTGAAATTATCGGAGACGTTCCTATTTATGCGGCGTATGAGAGTGCGGACTGCTGGGTGCACCCGGAGCTGTTTCAACTGGATGAGGAGCGCCGCCCGGTGAATGTGTCGGGCGCGCCACCGGATGCTTTCACACCGGAAGGGCAGTGCTGGGGGAATCCGCTGTATGACTGGGAGCATCACCGGAGCACCGGATACCGGTGGTGGCTTGCCCGCCTTCGTCAGAACTTTCATCTGTTCGATGTGATTCGGCTGGATCATATGCGCGGGTTTGAGTCATATTATTCAATCCCGGCGGCCACGCAGAATCCCCTGGACGGACACTGGGAGAAGGGCCCGGACATGGACTTCTTTCATCAGGTTGAGCGGGAATTTCCGGCATCCGGGTTCATTGCCGAGGATCTGGGCTTTCTGACGGAGGACGTGTTCCGGATGATCCGGCAGACCGGATACCCGGGGATGAAGATTCTGCAGTTCGCCTTTGACTCGGATGAATCGAATCTGTACCTTCCCGACCGCTATGATACAGATCATTCCGTGGTTTACACCGGAACTCACGACAACGATACGACGCTGGGCTGGTACCGGAGCATCGCGGATTATAAACAGCGGTTTGTCACCTGGTATCTGAAAAAAACTCTCGGAACGCTGACCGGATTCCGCGGGAGCGAAGTGCAGGCGGAGGCTCCGGCCTGCCCGGGGAGCGGCGCACCGGCGGCAGACGGGACCACCGAGATACCGCTGCCGGATGTTGAGATTCTGGAGCCCGCCGATGCGCTGTCCGGTATGATCGAGCTGGCGCTTTCCACACGCTGTGAAACCTGTATTCTGCCAATGCAGGACTGGCTGGGGCTGGGGAGCGAGGCCCGTATCAATCTGCCCGGAACGCCGGAAGGAAACTGGGGCTGGCAGATGCAGGCAGGCGCTTTCGATGAATCACTGGCTAAACGAATCGCGATTCTGACCGGGAAATACGGCCGGAAACCGTCGCCGTGCTCCGGAACACCTTCGAAAATCCCATGTGGAGAGCGTGCCGATGACGAAGCATCATCGCCGTGCTCCGAGAGACCGTCGGCAGACGGAAAGGGAACAGACCTTCGCTTCCGCCGGCCGGGAGCGCTGGTTCTCGGCTGCCTGAGTATCGACATCTGTCCGCGGTTTGTGACCCGGGGCGCAAAAGATTTCTCTGATGTGATCCATCCCGGAGGCATTACCCGGATCCTGGGCAATGACATCTGCCCCGGCGGCTCTGTCGCAAACACGGGAATTGCCATGAAGCTGTTCGGAGTGGATCCTGTTCTGTGCGGTAAAATCGGGCAGGACGATTTCGGATCGATGCTGAAAAATATGCTTATTCGCGGTGCAGGGAAGGATTCCCTGGCGGGCATCGTTGAGGACTCTGCGGCTGCGACTGCGTACAGCCTTATTCTGGCGCCGGAGGGACTGGACCGGGCTATCCTGCAGAATCCCGGCGCTAACGACGCCTATATGGAATCGGAACTGGATCTGGAGAGATTCCCGGATTGCCGTCTGATGCATTTCGGGCATCCGCCGACGATGCGGCATTTCTATGAAAACGCAGGCAGGGGTCTTGTCAGTGTTTTCCGGAGGGCCCGTCGGGCCGGTCTGGCAACCTCGCTGGATCTCTGTGCGGTGGATCCGGATTCTGACGCGGGCAGGGAGGACTGGGAAATGATTCTGACCAACGTGCTCCCGCTGGTGGATTTCTTTGTGCCCAGCATCGACGAGCTTCGGTACATGCTCCGTATGCCGGCCGCATCGCCGGAGGAACTCGCCGGAGCCAGCCGCGGACTGGGAGCGCGTAACGTGTTGATTAAGTGCGGAGCGGAAGGCATGTATTTTGAAAACTGTGATGATATGAGCGATATCTGCAGCCGGCTCGGGTTTGCGGACGGCGCGATGGCGGACTGGGAGAGCGCCCGCGGAATGCGTTGCGCTGAACCTGTGGAGCGGGAGGTGTCGGGACTTGGCGCAGGTGATACTTCGATTGCCGCGTATCTGGCTGCGATGCTCCGCGGATTTCCCTTCCGGAAATGTGTCGATCTGGCGGCGGCAGAGGGAGCGCTCTGTGTTACAAAACCAGGTGCGACGGAGGGACTGCGTCCCTTCGAGGACCTGTAA
- a CDS encoding HU family DNA-binding protein, producing MNKAELVAAVAEKTEFTKKDAEVAINAFLATVEESLVKGEKVQLIGFGTFETRERKARQGRNPRKPEEVIKIAASKAPVFKAGKALKDAVNK from the coding sequence ATGAACAAGGCTGAATTAGTCGCTGCGGTAGCAGAGAAAACGGAATTTACAAAGAAGGATGCGGAAGTTGCTATTAACGCTTTCCTGGCTACGGTCGAGGAATCCCTGGTGAAGGGTGAGAAGGTCCAGCTGATCGGTTTCGGTACATTCGAGACCAGAGAGAGAAAAGCTCGTCAGGGCAGAAATCCGCGCAAGCCGGAAGAGGTTATCAAGATCGCAGCTTCTAAAGCACCTGTTTTCAAAGCCGGAAAGGCTCTGAAGGACGCGGTCAACAAATAA
- a CDS encoding Fic family protein: MSENYRPPFRMTEEITNLIVEIGEYVGSITTYESMRQNPVLRRESRIRSIYSSLAIEQNTLSLDQVTDLIDGKRVLGPPQDIREVKNAYEAYERVSSMDPYSVKNLLLAHKLLMDGLVKEAGSFRSGNVGVYAGDQMIHAGTPAKYVPELMAQLMAWLKESRLHPLVKSCIFHYEFEFIHPFADGNGRTGRLWQSLILQNWKEIFAWLPVETLVHEHQEEYYDVLGRADHAGDSTEFAEFMLRMIRDALKEISENQDNDVVTNVVSNVVTNVTSNEDKVIALLRQDGKLTAKVLAASLGLTQRQVQRILANLKERNKIIRHGASKNGYWEVTDQGE, from the coding sequence ATGAGTGAAAACTACAGACCGCCATTCAGGATGACGGAAGAAATTACAAATCTGATTGTGGAAATCGGTGAATATGTCGGATCCATCACGACCTATGAATCCATGCGTCAGAATCCTGTATTGCGAAGAGAGAGCAGAATCAGGTCGATTTATTCATCGCTGGCTATTGAGCAGAATACGTTGTCTCTGGATCAGGTTACGGACCTGATTGATGGAAAGCGAGTTCTTGGACCGCCGCAGGATATTCGAGAGGTAAAGAACGCGTATGAGGCATATGAGCGTGTATCCTCTATGGATCCGTATAGCGTTAAGAACCTTCTTCTGGCACATAAACTGCTGATGGATGGGCTGGTGAAAGAAGCGGGCAGTTTTCGCAGCGGCAATGTCGGTGTATATGCCGGTGATCAGATGATCCATGCCGGTACACCGGCGAAGTATGTGCCGGAACTGATGGCGCAGCTGATGGCATGGTTAAAAGAATCCAGACTGCACCCACTGGTCAAGAGCTGCATCTTCCATTATGAATTTGAGTTCATCCATCCCTTTGCGGATGGAAATGGCCGCACGGGCAGGCTCTGGCAGTCACTGATTCTTCAGAACTGGAAAGAGATATTCGCCTGGCTGCCGGTGGAGACATTGGTTCATGAACATCAGGAAGAATATTACGATGTCCTCGGTCGTGCAGATCACGCCGGGGATTCAACAGAGTTTGCAGAGTTCATGCTGCGGATGATCCGTGATGCATTGAAGGAGATCAGTGAGAATCAAGACAACGATGTCGTAACAAATGTCGTATCAAATGTCGTAACAAATGTCACCTCAAATGAGGATAAAGTAATTGCTCTGCTCAGGCAGGATGGGAAACTGACAGCAAAGGTTCTGGCAGCATCCCTGGGACTGACGCAGCGGCAGGTGCAGAGAATATTAGCAAATCTGAAAGAAAGAAACAAGATAATCCGTCACGGTGCCAGCAAGAACGGATACTGGGAAGTGACAGATCAAGGTGAATGA
- a CDS encoding RNA-binding S4 domain-containing protein: MRVDKFLKNSRVIKRRTVAKEACDQDRVTVNGRPAKAGTDVEPGDIIHIEFGNSSITLKVAAVPESVRKEDAAGMYEVLE, encoded by the coding sequence TTGAGAGTCGATAAATTTCTGAAAAATTCAAGAGTAATCAAGAGAAGAACTGTGGCGAAGGAAGCCTGCGACCAGGACCGCGTCACCGTCAACGGCCGGCCTGCGAAAGCCGGAACGGATGTGGAGCCCGGAGACATCATTCATATCGAATTCGGAAACAGTTCGATAACCCTGAAGGTCGCTGCCGTCCCGGAGTCGGTCAGGAAAGAGGACGCCGCCGGGATGTATGAAGTGCTGGAGTGA
- a CDS encoding phospho-sugar mutase encodes MNYMEKYEQWLASDCVDAATKNELEALRGNAEELADRFSGMLDFGTAGLRGVMRAGLNGMNTYTVRYATQGLADLINRCGEDAGSGVTIAFDSRNNSPEFASEAACVLAANGIHVNLFESLRPTPELSFALRETGSIAGINITASHNTKEYNGYKVYWSDGAQLPPEHAAEVSASMDKNDIFRDVRTMSREDADASGMITLLGAEMDEKYMEKVLEQSVGRRYVEQVQDTFRIIYTPFHGTGYKIVPEILKRLGMKHVLTVPEQMVIDGNFPTVKSPNPENVEGFDLAIRMAKKENVDLIIGTDPDGDRCGIVVRNGDSYETLSGNQIGVLLLDYLITARRESGTLAENAAAVKSIVSTGMAKKICEENGVTLFETLTGFKFIGEKIKEFERTGDYTFLFGFEESNGYLAGTYARDKDAMVASMLIAEMACRYKTMGMNLYEALQQLYRRYGFYRESVVSVQFSGIGAQEKMAQIMKDLRHHPPASIGLPVLRIRDYQAGEIRRLGTDASAGADAAHDENTCTRTNTSADTGAAHDEAEAPEPTGLPKSNVLYYELEDECSAVIRPSGTEPKVKLYVMAKGADASIAESRLTAIQEAGSRLLK; translated from the coding sequence ATGAATTACATGGAGAAATATGAGCAGTGGCTGGCCAGCGACTGTGTCGATGCGGCCACAAAGAACGAGCTGGAGGCGCTGCGCGGCAACGCGGAGGAGCTGGCAGACCGGTTCTCCGGCATGCTGGATTTCGGAACGGCCGGACTGCGGGGCGTCATGCGGGCCGGGCTGAACGGCATGAACACGTATACGGTCCGCTATGCGACACAGGGCCTCGCGGATCTGATCAACCGCTGCGGTGAAGATGCTGGAAGCGGCGTCACCATCGCCTTCGACTCCCGCAACAACAGTCCGGAATTCGCCTCGGAGGCCGCCTGCGTTCTGGCTGCCAACGGCATCCACGTCAACCTCTTCGAGAGTCTCCGGCCGACGCCCGAGCTTTCCTTTGCGCTCCGTGAAACCGGCTCCATCGCAGGGATCAACATCACCGCCAGCCACAACACAAAGGAGTACAACGGCTACAAAGTCTACTGGTCTGACGGCGCGCAGCTGCCTCCTGAGCACGCCGCGGAGGTTTCCGCTTCTATGGACAAAAACGACATCTTCCGGGACGTCCGCACGATGTCCCGCGAAGACGCGGACGCATCAGGAATGATTACTCTGCTGGGTGCGGAAATGGACGAAAAATATATGGAAAAAGTTCTGGAGCAGTCCGTGGGACGCCGCTATGTAGAGCAGGTGCAGGACACGTTCAGAATCATCTACACGCCCTTCCACGGCACAGGCTACAAAATCGTACCGGAAATCCTGAAGCGCCTCGGCATGAAACATGTCCTGACCGTCCCTGAGCAGATGGTCATCGACGGTAATTTCCCCACGGTCAAGTCCCCCAATCCGGAGAACGTAGAGGGCTTCGACCTTGCCATCCGTATGGCGAAAAAGGAAAATGTGGATCTGATCATCGGCACCGATCCTGACGGAGACCGCTGCGGCATCGTGGTGCGAAACGGCGACTCCTATGAGACTCTCTCCGGCAACCAGATCGGCGTCCTCCTCCTGGACTACCTGATCACCGCCCGCCGCGAATCCGGAACACTGGCAGAAAACGCCGCCGCCGTGAAGAGCATCGTCTCCACCGGCATGGCGAAGAAAATATGTGAGGAAAACGGCGTCACCCTGTTTGAAACGCTGACCGGCTTCAAGTTCATCGGCGAAAAAATCAAGGAATTCGAACGCACCGGCGACTACACCTTCCTGTTCGGCTTCGAGGAAAGCAACGGCTACCTCGCCGGCACCTACGCCCGGGACAAGGATGCGATGGTGGCCAGCATGCTCATCGCAGAAATGGCCTGCCGCTACAAAACCATGGGCATGAACCTCTACGAGGCGCTCCAGCAGCTGTACCGCCGCTACGGTTTCTACCGCGAATCCGTGGTCTCCGTGCAGTTCAGCGGCATCGGCGCACAGGAAAAAATGGCTCAGATAATGAAGGACCTGCGCCACCACCCGCCGGCTTCCATCGGCCTGCCCGTACTGCGGATACGCGACTACCAGGCCGGTGAAATCCGCCGCCTCGGCACGGATGCCAGTGCCGGCGCCGACGCGGCACACGACGAGAACACCTGCACCCGCACGAATACCAGCGCCGACACCGGCGCGGCACACGACGAAGCCGAAGCCCCCGAGCCCACAGGGCTTCCGAAAAGCAACGTACTTTATTACGAGCTGGAGGACGAATGTTCCGCCGTTATCCGCCCTTCCGGCACCGAACCGAAGGTCAAGCTGTACGTTATGGCAAAGGGCGCGGACGCCTCCATCGCCGAATCACGGCTGACCGCCATTCAGGAAGCCGGAAGCCGACTTCTGAAGTAA